One genomic region from uncultured Cohaesibacter sp. encodes:
- a CDS encoding Nramp family divalent metal transporter, protein MSAVLSGEKRGWSSKLLFAGPAIVASVAYMDPGNYATNIQAGAGYGYGLLWVVLLANLIAMLFQALSARLGIVTGKNLAELCRDNFSTPVVWIMWAVSEIAAMATDLAEFLGGAIGLALLFDMPLLAGMGVTAIVTYGILLFEGKGFRPMELIIGAMVGVIGLCYLAEIFVAPIAWGDTATGLVTPELADAAALTIAVGIIGATVMPHAIYLHSGLTQSRAVIRTEGERKRVLKYSNWEVVIALAVAGMVNMAMVMMAASAFHIGHSEVAEIETAYHTLTPLLGVFAAGAFLVSLIASGISSSVVGTMAGQMIMQGFLHFRIPVWLRRLITMIPAFVVVALGVNATQALVVSQVILSISLPVPMIALIIFTSRRDIMGAYATGKIIRTLAAVGATAVLVLNFVLLADTFGIPVPFLAS, encoded by the coding sequence ATGAGCGCTGTTCTATCAGGCGAAAAGCGGGGTTGGAGTAGTAAGCTACTGTTTGCTGGCCCTGCGATCGTTGCGTCTGTTGCCTATATGGACCCGGGCAACTATGCCACTAACATTCAAGCCGGAGCCGGTTATGGCTATGGATTGCTTTGGGTCGTGCTGCTTGCCAACCTGATCGCCATGCTGTTTCAGGCCCTTTCAGCCCGCCTCGGTATCGTAACTGGCAAAAACCTGGCCGAGCTTTGCCGCGATAATTTCTCCACTCCCGTTGTCTGGATTATGTGGGCTGTCAGTGAAATCGCTGCCATGGCAACCGATTTGGCCGAGTTTCTTGGGGGTGCTATCGGTCTGGCGCTTTTGTTTGATATGCCCTTGTTGGCAGGCATGGGCGTCACGGCCATTGTCACCTATGGTATCTTGTTGTTCGAAGGCAAGGGCTTTCGCCCGATGGAGCTGATCATAGGAGCGATGGTCGGCGTGATCGGGCTTTGCTATCTGGCCGAAATCTTTGTTGCTCCCATCGCATGGGGTGATACCGCAACAGGGCTTGTAACCCCAGAACTGGCAGATGCTGCTGCCCTTACCATTGCGGTGGGTATCATCGGGGCCACGGTTATGCCCCACGCCATCTATCTGCATTCGGGCCTGACCCAATCACGCGCCGTGATCCGCACCGAAGGCGAACGCAAACGGGTGCTGAAATATTCCAACTGGGAAGTTGTCATCGCTCTGGCGGTTGCCGGCATGGTCAATATGGCGATGGTCATGATGGCCGCCAGCGCATTCCATATCGGTCACAGCGAAGTGGCCGAAATCGAAACGGCTTATCATACCCTCACCCCCTTGCTTGGCGTGTTCGCGGCAGGCGCCTTTCTGGTGTCTCTTATCGCATCGGGCATTTCCAGCTCGGTGGTTGGCACCATGGCTGGACAGATGATCATGCAGGGCTTTCTGCATTTCAGAATTCCGGTCTGGCTGAGACGCCTGATCACCATGATTCCGGCCTTTGTCGTGGTCGCCTTGGGGGTCAATGCCACGCAGGCGCTTGTGGTCAGTCAGGTTATCCTCAGCATTTCCCTGCCGGTGCCGATGATCGCCCTGATCATTTTCACCTCCCGTCGTGACATCATGGGGGCTTACGCCACCGGGAAAATTATCCGTACGCTTGCTGCGGTAGGCGCCACGGCGGTGCTGGTGCTCAACTTCGTGCTTCTGGCTGATACTTTCGGCATTCCGGTGCCATTTCTGGCCAGCTAA
- a CDS encoding ABC transporter ATP-binding protein, translating into MTDTKTPLLDINDLHVHFETNSDKDVHAVRGIHMHIEKGETVAVVGESGSGKSQVMMSAMGLLADNGWVEGSVKYNGTEILGLSKRKLNSYRGSKMTMIFQEPMTSLDPLYTIGRQICEPLRVHQKMDKKRAMARALELLELVGIPEPKKRLKSYPHEMSGGQRQRVMIAMALANDPDLLIADEPTTALDVTIQAQILQLLADLQKKLGMAILFITHDLNIVRRFADRVYVMKTGEVVEEGNTAEIFDNPSHDYTKMLLSAEPEGSKDAPDKDAPVLLEGKGVNVNFNITSGLFGSQTHVLRAVNNVDIRLHQGQTIGIVGESGSGKSTLGRALLRLTDISGEVLLDGVDMSQIAGDAMREHRKRLQLVFQDPFGSLSPRMMVGQIITEGLLVHHPELSAKERDLRAIEALEEVQLDPSMRNRYPHEFSGGQRQRIAIARAMVLKPRIVVLDEPTSALDRSVQKQIVDLLRDLQDKNNLSYLFISHDLTVVRAMSDYVMVMKQGVIVEEGLTEQIFDAPRELYTKQLMAAAFDLEPISA; encoded by the coding sequence ATGACAGATACCAAAACACCTCTGCTCGATATCAATGATCTGCATGTGCATTTTGAAACCAACAGCGACAAGGATGTGCATGCTGTGCGCGGCATTCACATGCATATCGAAAAGGGCGAAACGGTCGCCGTTGTTGGAGAATCAGGCTCTGGCAAAAGCCAGGTCATGATGTCGGCCATGGGCCTTCTGGCCGATAATGGTTGGGTGGAAGGCTCGGTGAAATATAATGGCACCGAAATCCTGGGGCTCTCCAAACGCAAGCTGAACAGCTATCGCGGCTCCAAGATGACCATGATCTTTCAGGAACCCATGACCTCGCTTGATCCGCTCTATACCATCGGTCGGCAGATTTGCGAGCCTTTGCGGGTTCACCAGAAAATGGACAAGAAGCGTGCGATGGCGCGTGCGCTTGAGTTGTTGGAACTGGTGGGGATTCCCGAGCCGAAAAAACGGCTCAAATCCTATCCTCATGAGATGTCCGGTGGCCAGCGTCAGCGTGTGATGATTGCCATGGCGCTTGCCAATGATCCTGATCTGCTGATCGCAGATGAACCGACCACGGCTCTGGATGTGACCATTCAGGCCCAGATCCTGCAGCTGCTGGCTGACCTTCAGAAAAAACTGGGCATGGCCATCCTCTTCATCACTCATGACCTGAACATCGTGCGTCGCTTTGCCGACCGGGTTTATGTGATGAAGACTGGGGAAGTGGTGGAAGAAGGCAACACGGCTGAAATCTTCGACAATCCGAGCCACGATTATACCAAGATGCTCCTTTCCGCAGAGCCAGAAGGCAGCAAAGACGCTCCTGATAAAGACGCGCCGGTCTTGCTGGAAGGCAAAGGCGTCAATGTGAACTTCAACATCACATCTGGCCTGTTCGGCTCGCAAACCCATGTTTTGCGTGCTGTCAACAATGTCGATATTCGTCTGCATCAAGGGCAGACCATCGGTATCGTCGGGGAATCGGGTTCGGGAAAATCCACCCTTGGGCGGGCGCTCCTGCGGCTGACAGATATCAGCGGCGAGGTTTTGCTTGATGGCGTTGACATGAGCCAGATTGCAGGGGACGCCATGCGCGAACATCGCAAGCGCCTGCAGTTGGTCTTTCAGGATCCCTTTGGTTCGCTGTCGCCGCGTATGATGGTGGGACAGATCATCACAGAAGGTCTTCTGGTGCATCACCCTGAATTGTCGGCCAAAGAGCGTGACTTGCGGGCGATTGAAGCGCTTGAAGAAGTGCAGCTTGATCCGTCCATGCGCAACCGCTATCCGCATGAATTCTCAGGTGGTCAGCGCCAGCGCATTGCAATTGCACGGGCCATGGTGCTCAAGCCTAGAATTGTGGTGCTGGATGAGCCGACATCTGCCCTGGACCGGTCGGTGCAAAAGCAGATTGTCGATCTGCTGAGGGACCTGCAAGATAAGAACAATCTTTCTTATCTCTTCATCTCGCACGACCTAACCGTTGTCAGAGCCATGTCTGACTATGTGATGGTCATGAAGCAGGGCGTCATTGTGGAAGAGGGGCTGACGGAGCAGATCTTTGATGCGCCAAGAGAGCTCTATACCAAACAGTTGATGGCGGCAGCTTTCGATCTGGAGCCGATCTCTGCGTGA
- a CDS encoding 1-aminocyclopropane-1-carboxylate deaminase gives MLEKFERYPLTFGPTPIEKLPRLSEALGGKVEIYAKREDCNSGLAMGGNKLRKLEYIIPDAIASGADTLVSIGGVQSNHTRMVAAAAAKIGMKCVVVQEKWVPHYDAVYDRVGNILMTRLMGADSRLVEDGFDIGIRQSWENAIQSVKDAGGVPYAIPAGASVHKYGALGYIGFAEEVAQQEEELGFKFDYIVVCVVTGSTQGGMIVGFAAQDRADRVIGIDASATVDQTRAQVRSIVDNTAELVGLGRTVRDDEIVINPDYAYPAYGVPSEETNEAIRLAARTEAMMTDPVYEGKSMQGMIDLTKKGFFPEGSKVLYAHLGGAPALNGYSYYYKDG, from the coding sequence GTGCTCGAAAAATTTGAACGCTACCCCCTGACTTTCGGTCCGACACCGATTGAAAAACTCCCCCGCCTGTCCGAAGCACTCGGCGGCAAGGTCGAGATTTACGCCAAGCGCGAAGACTGCAACTCCGGTCTTGCCATGGGCGGCAACAAGCTGCGCAAGCTGGAATATATCATTCCCGATGCCATCGCATCTGGCGCCGACACGCTGGTGTCCATCGGCGGTGTGCAGTCCAACCATACCCGCATGGTCGCGGCGGCTGCAGCCAAGATCGGCATGAAATGCGTTGTGGTGCAGGAAAAATGGGTTCCCCATTATGATGCAGTCTATGATCGCGTTGGCAACATCCTGATGACCCGCCTGATGGGCGCTGACAGCCGTCTGGTTGAGGATGGCTTTGATATCGGCATTCGCCAGAGCTGGGAAAATGCTATCCAGTCCGTCAAGGATGCTGGCGGCGTGCCTTATGCCATTCCGGCTGGCGCTTCGGTACATAAATATGGTGCCTTGGGCTATATCGGTTTTGCTGAAGAAGTGGCGCAGCAGGAAGAAGAGCTCGGCTTCAAATTCGACTATATCGTTGTCTGTGTCGTAACCGGCTCCACGCAGGGCGGCATGATTGTCGGCTTCGCGGCGCAGGATCGCGCCGACCGGGTGATCGGCATTGACGCTTCGGCCACCGTTGACCAGACCCGTGCTCAGGTGCGCTCCATCGTGGACAACACCGCAGAGCTCGTTGGCCTTGGCCGCACCGTGCGTGACGATGAAATCGTCATCAACCCTGATTATGCCTATCCGGCTTATGGTGTTCCTTCCGAGGAGACCAACGAGGCGATTCGTCTTGCGGCCCGTACAGAGGCCATGATGACCGACCCGGTGTATGAGGGCAAAAGCATGCAGGGCATGATCGATCTGACCAAAAAAGGCTTCTTCCCTGAAGGCTCCAAGGTTCTTTACGCCCATCTGGGCGGCGCTCCGGCGCTCAACGGCTACAGCTATTATTATAAGGACGGCTAA
- a CDS encoding DUF2161 family putative PD-(D/E)XK-type phosphodiesterase: MAPAAVRETDLYAPVKLYLQQQGYEVKGEVGAADIVASRGEDDPLIVELKLGFSLTLFHQAISRQGVTDAVYIAVPHSGSRQFQKSLKNNIALCRRLGLGLITVRLKDGFVTPHLDPAPYKPRQMKPRKARLLREFARRVGDPNAGGSARKKALVTAYRQDALKCLKYLTENGPTKAAIVARTTGVETARRILSDDHYGWFERVSLGIYQITPKAEAALEDYAEELTHLTFAEEPNTAEDSCS, encoded by the coding sequence ATGGCCCCTGCCGCCGTCCGCGAAACCGACCTGTATGCCCCCGTCAAACTCTATCTGCAACAGCAGGGCTATGAGGTGAAAGGGGAAGTGGGAGCTGCCGATATTGTCGCCAGCCGCGGTGAGGATGATCCGCTGATTGTCGAGTTGAAACTCGGCTTTTCCCTCACGCTGTTCCATCAGGCCATCAGCCGACAGGGCGTTACAGACGCGGTTTATATTGCCGTGCCCCACAGCGGCAGCCGACAGTTCCAGAAATCCCTCAAGAATAATATCGCGCTTTGTCGCCGTCTTGGGCTTGGTCTCATCACTGTCCGGCTGAAGGATGGCTTCGTGACGCCTCATCTGGATCCGGCCCCCTATAAGCCGCGACAGATGAAACCACGCAAGGCGCGTCTTTTGCGCGAATTCGCCCGCAGAGTGGGCGATCCGAACGCAGGCGGCTCGGCACGCAAGAAGGCATTGGTGACCGCCTACCGACAGGATGCGCTCAAATGCCTTAAATATCTGACGGAAAACGGACCGACCAAAGCCGCGATCGTGGCGCGCACCACTGGCGTAGAGACGGCCCGTCGAATCCTGTCTGATGATCATTATGGCTGGTTTGAGCGGGTTTCGCTGGGGATCTATCAGATTACGCCCAAGGCAGAGGCCGCTCTTGAAGACTATGCCGAAGAGCTGACACACTTGACATTCGCCGAAGAGCCCAATACAGCGGAAGACTCTTGCAGCTGA
- a CDS encoding TetR/AcrR family transcriptional regulator translates to MSTKDKVIQAAHELISRYGYNRTSMTDVAKQAGLSRQTVYAVFANKEDLFAETSYNVFRQHLKKTREEITHCTSLGDQLHIYFENMVVQPFIFLQKHPEAITLWNDEEMNNHPAIAKLKQEHKQFLAELLVPYTKHIGEMGQCPAHMAEFIILTCREMKCGKASSIEELRRLLDTLTASILALTSQGGAKAA, encoded by the coding sequence ATGAGCACCAAAGATAAAGTTATTCAGGCCGCGCATGAGTTGATTTCGCGCTATGGCTATAATCGTACTTCTATGACAGATGTTGCCAAGCAGGCTGGCTTGTCTCGGCAGACCGTCTATGCTGTTTTTGCCAACAAGGAAGATCTGTTTGCCGAAACCTCCTATAATGTTTTCCGACAGCATTTGAAAAAAACACGGGAAGAAATCACCCATTGCACGTCGCTGGGCGATCAGCTGCATATCTATTTCGAGAATATGGTCGTGCAGCCATTCATCTTTTTGCAGAAGCATCCAGAGGCGATAACGCTCTGGAATGACGAAGAAATGAATAACCACCCTGCTATCGCTAAGCTAAAGCAAGAGCATAAGCAGTTTCTTGCCGAACTTTTGGTACCATATACCAAACATATTGGTGAGATGGGGCAGTGCCCTGCCCATATGGCGGAATTCATTATCTTGACTTGTCGTGAAATGAAGTGTGGCAAAGCCAGCTCGATAGAGGAATTACGTCGCCTGCTGGATACTCTTACTGCATCGATCCTGGCTCTGACTTCCCAAGGGGGAGCTAAAGCAGCCTGA
- a CDS encoding porin produces MNIKSLILGSAAVLVAGGAAQAADLPVAEPVDYVKVCDAYGAGYFFLPGTDTCLKISGYVRTEAVFSEANSRADQKFDIWARGQLNFDAKEETELGTLSSRVRLEGDVGNGEDGNVDVAKAWLSLGGFYAGYLTSGGIVDYVGDMYGGDYDLGDTTIGQFGYNMALGNGVTATLGISNNKHVGTTGLYAGQSLPTLIARLKVDQAWGSVAVGGVVSQTRYADASYDNDVAYSVAAGGVFNLDMLSAGSNFALNGFYTEGAMGWNGITDDTYMSDGSLGATDYDLNELYGVSASLKYAFADNLWTVVSGGYADYNDKGTTNLDYDFWSASAEIGYKPVKNLKVIAGVQYIDRDFDYATTADTETWEGKLRLQRDF; encoded by the coding sequence ATGAACATCAAGAGCCTCATCCTTGGTTCTGCAGCCGTTTTGGTAGCTGGCGGCGCAGCTCAGGCAGCAGATCTGCCAGTAGCAGAGCCTGTAGATTATGTAAAAGTATGCGACGCTTATGGCGCTGGCTACTTCTTCCTCCCAGGCACAGACACCTGCCTGAAAATCAGCGGCTATGTCCGTACTGAAGCTGTTTTCAGCGAAGCCAACTCTCGTGCTGACCAGAAATTCGACATCTGGGCTCGTGGCCAGTTGAACTTCGACGCCAAAGAAGAAACCGAACTCGGCACTCTGTCTTCCCGCGTTCGCCTTGAAGGTGACGTAGGCAATGGCGAAGATGGCAACGTTGATGTTGCAAAAGCTTGGTTGTCTCTTGGTGGCTTCTATGCTGGTTACCTGACTTCCGGTGGTATTGTTGACTATGTTGGTGACATGTACGGCGGCGACTATGACCTGGGTGATACCACCATTGGTCAGTTCGGCTACAACATGGCTCTGGGCAATGGCGTAACCGCTACCCTGGGTATCTCCAACAACAAGCATGTTGGTACTACTGGCCTTTATGCCGGTCAGTCTCTCCCAACCCTCATTGCACGCTTGAAAGTTGATCAGGCTTGGGGTTCTGTCGCAGTTGGTGGTGTAGTGAGCCAGACTCGTTATGCTGACGCTTCTTACGACAACGATGTTGCTTATTCCGTAGCAGCTGGTGGCGTATTCAACCTCGACATGCTGTCCGCTGGATCCAACTTCGCTCTGAACGGCTTCTACACCGAAGGCGCAATGGGCTGGAACGGCATCACCGACGACACTTATATGTCTGATGGTTCCCTGGGTGCTACCGACTATGATCTCAACGAACTGTATGGTGTATCTGCTAGCTTGAAATACGCTTTTGCTGATAACCTGTGGACCGTTGTTTCTGGTGGTTATGCTGACTACAACGACAAAGGCACAACCAACCTCGACTATGATTTCTGGTCTGCATCTGCTGAAATCGGCTACAAACCAGTTAAAAACCTGAAGGTTATCGCTGGTGTTCAGTATATCGATCGTGACTTTGATTATGCCACGACCGCTGACACCGAAACCTGGGAAGGCAAACTGCGTCTGCAGCGTGACTTCTAA
- a CDS encoding ABC transporter permease subunit yields MNKKTPKTKAGQAAEKLVEAQVGRSLWDDAWARLKANRAAMTSFVVLFFIALACFFGPFFTGHQYDTVYRNYVKVPASLAAYPRDDEIAPALEKVLKRARLTAEDIKIADKEVIVQATSKRAINEKAVRYFDRSDLFKNAAFSGFSDDKKSVTITAKIDRIHFYFGTDANGRDLLTRTLIAGRISLIIGLLASGVALLIGVTYGSLSGYFGGRVDLIMMRVVDVLYSLPFIFFVILLVVFFGRNFILMFIAVGAVEWLDMARIVRGQTLSIKRQEYVLAAEAMGVGAGGILRRHIIPNTLGPVVIFVTLLVPKVILLESFLSFLGLGVQEPMTSWGVLISEGARNLQGASWMLIFPSIFLTATLFALNFIGDGLRDALDPKDR; encoded by the coding sequence ATGAATAAGAAAACTCCAAAAACCAAAGCCGGACAGGCAGCCGAAAAGCTGGTTGAAGCGCAGGTCGGGCGTTCCCTCTGGGATGATGCATGGGCGCGTCTGAAAGCCAACCGCGCGGCAATGACGTCCTTTGTCGTGCTGTTTTTCATCGCCTTGGCCTGCTTCTTTGGCCCCTTCTTTACCGGCCACCAGTATGACACGGTCTACCGAAACTATGTGAAGGTGCCCGCCTCTCTGGCTGCCTATCCAAGGGATGACGAGATCGCGCCTGCCTTGGAAAAAGTACTCAAGCGCGCGCGGCTCACCGCAGAGGACATCAAGATCGCTGACAAGGAGGTGATCGTACAGGCCACCTCCAAGCGTGCCATCAATGAAAAGGCTGTCCGTTATTTCGATCGCTCGGACCTGTTCAAGAATGCAGCTTTTTCCGGTTTTTCCGATGATAAGAAGAGTGTGACCATTACGGCCAAGATTGACCGTATACATTTCTACTTCGGCACCGACGCCAACGGGCGTGACCTGCTGACTCGAACGCTGATCGCCGGACGGATCTCGCTGATCATCGGTTTGTTGGCTTCCGGCGTGGCTCTGCTCATCGGTGTGACCTATGGGTCGCTGTCGGGTTATTTCGGCGGCAGGGTCGACCTCATCATGATGCGCGTTGTCGATGTGCTCTATTCGCTACCGTTCATTTTCTTCGTGATTCTGCTGGTGGTCTTCTTCGGGCGAAACTTCATATTGATGTTCATTGCCGTGGGTGCGGTGGAATGGCTGGATATGGCGCGTATCGTGCGTGGGCAGACCCTGTCGATCAAGCGGCAGGAATATGTGCTGGCCGCTGAGGCTATGGGCGTCGGGGCGGGGGGTATCCTGCGCCGGCATATCATTCCCAACACATTGGGGCCTGTGGTCATCTTCGTCACGCTTCTGGTGCCCAAGGTCATCCTGCTTGAAAGCTTCCTTTCCTTCCTTGGCCTCGGCGTTCAGGAGCCCATGACTTCATGGGGCGTGCTGATTTCCGAAGGCGCGCGCAACTTGCAAGGGGCCAGCTGGATGTTGATCTTCCCATCCATCTTCCTCACAGCAACGCTGTTTGCGCTCAATTTCATTGGTGACGGTCTGCGCGATGCGCTGGACCCCAAAGATCGATAG
- a CDS encoding Lrp/AsnC family transcriptional regulator, protein MEKSELDRIDKNILRHLQKNGRLSNAELAEKVNVSPATCHRRTQRLFEEGYILGVHAQINPKPVGLGALVMVGVVLDHSTPESFKAFEDAIASMPVVLDCNLVAGDFDYLITVRVRDMGDFNTLHGEQLIALPGVRQTRTFFVMKEVKNNEPLPF, encoded by the coding sequence ATGGAAAAATCTGAACTGGACCGCATCGACAAGAACATATTGCGGCATTTGCAGAAAAATGGACGTCTGAGCAATGCGGAGCTTGCCGAAAAGGTCAATGTCAGTCCGGCAACCTGCCACAGACGCACGCAGCGCCTGTTTGAAGAGGGCTATATTCTGGGGGTGCATGCCCAGATCAACCCGAAACCGGTTGGGCTTGGCGCATTGGTTATGGTGGGGGTGGTGCTGGATCACTCCACTCCGGAAAGCTTCAAGGCCTTTGAAGACGCGATTGCATCCATGCCCGTGGTGCTTGATTGCAATCTGGTGGCGGGGGATTTTGACTATCTGATCACCGTGCGCGTGCGCGACATGGGGGACTTCAACACATTGCACGGCGAGCAACTGATCGCTCTGCCCGGCGTGCGTCAAACGCGCACCTTCTTTGTCATGAAAGAGGTCAAGAATAACGAGCCACTGCCTTTCTAG
- a CDS encoding nitrogen fixation protein has protein sequence MKIAVSSQNFRTVTNHAGKARRFIIYTVGNDLQPVETDRLDLPKDMSMHEFADKSGPHPLDAADVILSASFGAGFARRMHARGLIASITEKTDPLEAVKEFMMNGQNLPQLCDCNHDHDHSHHHGGH, from the coding sequence ATGAAAATTGCTGTATCCTCTCAAAATTTCCGCACCGTAACAAACCACGCGGGCAAAGCCCGGCGCTTCATTATCTATACGGTGGGCAACGATCTGCAGCCGGTCGAAACCGATCGCCTGGATTTACCCAAAGACATGAGCATGCATGAATTTGCAGACAAAAGCGGGCCCCATCCTCTTGATGCCGCCGATGTCATTCTATCGGCCTCCTTTGGCGCAGGCTTTGCCCGGCGTATGCATGCCCGTGGTCTGATTGCCAGCATTACTGAGAAGACCGATCCGCTGGAAGCGGTCAAGGAATTCATGATGAACGGTCAGAATCTGCCGCAACTTTGTGACTGCAACCACGACCACGATCATAGCCATCACCATGGTGGGCATTGA
- a CDS encoding sulfotransferase: protein MTVTIKDALAKARAAQTAGNLQEAERLYAAILRAEPAEADANHGMGTLALAVGKVAEAVPFFGAALKARPTEAGFWLSYIETLIKLDMRTEAKAVLDQASLQGMNGNPFAALAQVLSEGGATPVAQKPLNNAQLNRQLKRAQKRAKAGDAEEAQKIYKDIISVFPENKRALDGLAKLQGPMVSETVQGAELAGEIARELTELIEAGEFEAALKRASALQSRYPRSVLLRNIEGTAYTQLNQHQKAVECFRQALALAPDSAQTHFYLGAAQQETGDLKAAMESFEHALALDPEHVAAHCQLAALKSFQRDDPQIDAMRTLHQRPNLPEAHRCRLSFALSAAYDGLGDLDKAFGVLKQGNAIRKKMLGYSIEKDRTLFANIYKYHDLLANNPAKVHCDPDEITPIFILGMPRSGTTLVEQILSSHSQVGAAGEVEMFGTLGTAITSEQSLLTEKTIHDFRAMYKAVLQKRAGGGRFITDKMPQNFRFTNLICKILPEAKIIHVERDPFATCWSNFAHNFVTDTLGYCYDIEDIADYYALYRQVMACWSERYPERLYHLNYDALVNDQEGETRKLAEHLGLGWEAALLRPEDNKRIARTASQQQVRQGVYKGSSLKGRKYAPYLNGAWDRLEE from the coding sequence ATGACAGTGACCATAAAAGACGCTCTGGCAAAGGCACGCGCAGCGCAAACAGCGGGCAACTTGCAGGAGGCTGAACGGCTCTATGCCGCCATTTTGCGAGCGGAGCCTGCTGAGGCCGATGCCAACCATGGCATGGGAACGCTGGCGCTCGCTGTTGGCAAGGTGGCGGAGGCTGTGCCTTTCTTCGGCGCCGCTCTAAAGGCAAGACCAACAGAAGCTGGATTTTGGCTCAGCTATATTGAAACGCTGATCAAGCTGGACATGCGTACCGAGGCCAAAGCTGTTCTCGATCAGGCGTCATTGCAAGGCATGAATGGAAACCCGTTCGCTGCTCTTGCGCAGGTACTTTCTGAAGGCGGTGCGACGCCGGTTGCGCAAAAGCCGCTGAACAATGCCCAGCTGAACAGGCAGCTGAAACGCGCTCAAAAGAGGGCCAAGGCTGGCGATGCTGAGGAAGCGCAGAAAATATATAAGGACATCATCTCAGTCTTTCCCGAAAACAAGAGGGCGTTGGATGGCCTCGCCAAACTGCAAGGGCCGATGGTCAGCGAAACTGTGCAAGGGGCAGAGCTTGCCGGTGAAATCGCCAGGGAACTGACTGAGCTTATCGAGGCAGGAGAATTCGAGGCAGCACTCAAACGGGCCTCCGCGCTGCAATCGCGCTACCCCCGATCGGTCCTATTGCGCAACATCGAGGGAACGGCCTACACGCAGCTCAACCAGCATCAGAAGGCCGTAGAATGCTTCCGGCAAGCGCTGGCCCTCGCACCGGATTCGGCCCAGACCCATTTTTATCTCGGGGCTGCGCAGCAAGAGACTGGAGACCTCAAGGCCGCCATGGAGAGCTTTGAGCATGCCCTCGCGCTCGATCCGGAGCATGTTGCGGCGCATTGCCAACTGGCGGCGCTCAAAAGCTTTCAAAGGGATGATCCGCAGATAGATGCCATGCGCACGCTTCATCAGAGACCCAATTTGCCTGAAGCCCACCGCTGTCGGCTCAGTTTTGCACTGTCCGCCGCTTATGACGGTTTGGGAGATCTCGATAAAGCTTTCGGGGTTCTCAAACAAGGGAACGCGATCCGCAAGAAGATGCTGGGCTATAGCATTGAGAAAGATCGCACACTCTTTGCAAATATCTATAAATATCATGACCTGCTGGCAAACAATCCTGCCAAGGTGCACTGTGACCCTGATGAGATCACGCCGATTTTCATCCTCGGCATGCCGCGCTCCGGCACTACGCTGGTTGAACAGATCCTGTCATCCCACTCGCAAGTGGGCGCTGCAGGCGAAGTCGAGATGTTTGGTACACTCGGGACGGCGATCACCAGCGAGCAGAGCCTCCTTACGGAAAAGACGATCCATGACTTCCGTGCCATGTATAAGGCCGTACTGCAGAAGCGGGCAGGAGGAGGCCGATTTATAACTGACAAAATGCCTCAGAATTTCAGGTTCACCAATCTGATCTGCAAGATCCTGCCCGAAGCGAAGATCATTCATGTCGAGCGCGATCCTTTTGCCACCTGCTGGTCGAACTTCGCGCACAATTTTGTAACGGATACGCTTGGCTATTGCTACGATATCGAGGATATCGCCGACTATTATGCCCTATATAGGCAGGTAATGGCCTGCTGGTCTGAGCGTTACCCCGAACGCCTGTATCATCTCAACTATGATGCGCTGGTCAATGATCAGGAGGGCGAAACGAGAAAACTCGCCGAACATCTCGGGCTGGGATGGGAAGCCGCGCTTCTGCGCCCCGAGGATAACAAGCGCATTGCGCGCACAGCCTCCCAGCAGCAGGTGCGGCAGGGCGTTTACAAGGGCAGCTCTTTGAAAGGCCGAAAATACGCCCCCTATCTCAACGGCGCATGGGACAGGCTGGAGGAGTGA
- the mntR gene encoding manganese-binding transcriptional regulator MntR has protein sequence MPESPSRPSKQSLRFVRAREAQASAVMEDYVEMIGDLIAELGEARTADIAERMGVAHPTATKAIARLKREGLAVSRPYRGVFLTEEGEALANRVRARHRSVVELLVAVGVPRETAEIDAEGIEHHVSQQTLAAFDKYLADKE, from the coding sequence ATGCCAGAGAGCCCCAGTCGTCCATCCAAACAGAGCCTGCGTTTTGTGCGCGCGCGCGAGGCTCAAGCCTCAGCGGTCATGGAAGACTATGTGGAAATGATCGGCGATCTGATTGCTGAGTTGGGTGAAGCACGCACAGCAGACATTGCTGAGCGCATGGGGGTCGCACACCCCACGGCAACCAAGGCCATTGCACGGCTCAAGCGCGAAGGGCTGGCTGTTTCAAGACCTTATCGCGGTGTGTTTCTGACCGAAGAAGGGGAGGCGCTGGCCAATCGAGTACGCGCCCGCCATCGCTCCGTGGTCGAGCTGCTGGTCGCGGTGGGGGTTCCCAGAGAGACCGCCGAAATTGATGCCGAGGGCATCGAGCACCACGTTTCCCAGCAGACCCTTGCAGCCTTCGATAAATATCTGGCGGACAAAGAATAG